One Bacillota bacterium genomic window, CGAGCGGGTCGTCGAAGCCGGGCAGCGCGTCACGGGCGTGCACCGCGTTGACGGCGAACTCATCACCCCCGGCGCGATCCTTCAGGCCATCTTACAGCAAGCTTAGGAGGCGTCTTTTCGGAGATGAAGCCGGCATCCGGACCGGGCGTCGAGGCCCCGGGCACGTACATCGACGAACGGCGCCTGCCCTATCCCTTCTGCCCCGGCTGCGGCCACGGGCGCATCCTGGACGCGCTGAACGCGGCGCTGGTGCGCACCCGTCGCGACCCTCGCCGGGTGGTCATCGTTACGGACATCGGCTGCGTCGGGCTGTCGGACCAGTACTTCCTGACCAACGGCCTTCACGGGCTGCACGGGCGATCCGTGACGTACGCCACCGGCATCAAGCTGGCCGACCCGGACCTCACCGTCATCGTGCTCATGGGAGACGGCGGCTGCGGCATCGGCGCCAACCACCTCGTGCACGCCGCCCGGCGCAACGTCGGCATCGCCGTCCTGGTGTTCAACAACTTCAACTTCGGGATGACCGGCGGCCAGCAGTCACCCCTCACCCCGCCCGGCAGCGTCACCAGCAGCACCCCAGCGGGTAACCCGGAGTTCCCGATGGACGTCTGTGCAACGGTCGCCGTCAACGGGGCGGCCTTCGCTGCCCGCACCTCGGCGTTCGACCCGGCCCTCTCAGATCTGATTTACGAGGCCATCACGACCGACGGTTTTGCGCTGGTGGACATCTGGGAACTGTGCACGGCCTACTTCGTACCCAATAACCGCTTCAGCCGCCAGGCCCTCGAACAGGCCCTGAAGCAAACGGGGCTACCGGCCGGCGCCGTGGCTCGCCGAACCCGCACGGAGTATACCCGCGCCCTGCGAGATCAGGCTCCAAGCCCGGGCGGCGCGCCCATCCGGGCGATCGAGCCGCGTTACAAGAGCGCGCTTGCGGGGCCGAGGTCCATCATCCTGGCCGGTGCCGCCGGCCAGAAGGTGCGGAGCGCCGCGTCGGTGCTGGGACGGGCCGCCGTGATGTCGGGCCTGTACGCCACCCAGCGCGACGACTACCCGGTCACCGTGATGACCGGCCACTCCATCAGCGAGGTCATCGTAAGCCCACAGCCCATCGGGTACACCGGCATCCCCGCGCCGGACGTCCTGGTGGTGCTGGCCCGGGAAGGCGTCCCGAGGGCGAGGCGCCTGGCCTGCGGAATGGGACCGGAGGGCCGGCTCTACGTGGAGCGCTCGCTTGTGCCCCAGTTTTCGGCCGGCACAAAGGCTCGTGTGCACGTCCTCAGCACCGAGCGGCTGGGCAAGCGATCGACGGGGCTGGCGGCCGTGGCCCTCATCGCGGAACAGGAGCGCCTCGTACCGGTGGAGGCTCTGGAAGAGGCGGCCCGCGACGGGCACCGGGGTGTGGAGGAGGAGATGGTGCGAGCCATTGCCGCCCGGAAGCTTTTGGTGCAGTAAGGGCGGCGCTAGGAGGGGTGGGCGTCGTTCGCAGAGGCGGGGGCAACCGCACGCGGCCTCGGCCGGCCGTTGCGGCCAGGAGGCTGCGCGTGATGCCCGGGCGGCACGGGGCGGGGCGTGCCCGGCAGCGTGAC contains:
- a CDS encoding thiamine pyrophosphate-dependent enzyme is translated as MKPASGPGVEAPGTYIDERRLPYPFCPGCGHGRILDALNAALVRTRRDPRRVVIVTDIGCVGLSDQYFLTNGLHGLHGRSVTYATGIKLADPDLTVIVLMGDGGCGIGANHLVHAARRNVGIAVLVFNNFNFGMTGGQQSPLTPPGSVTSSTPAGNPEFPMDVCATVAVNGAAFAARTSAFDPALSDLIYEAITTDGFALVDIWELCTAYFVPNNRFSRQALEQALKQTGLPAGAVARRTRTEYTRALRDQAPSPGGAPIRAIEPRYKSALAGPRSIILAGAAGQKVRSAASVLGRAAVMSGLYATQRDDYPVTVMTGHSISEVIVSPQPIGYTGIPAPDVLVVLAREGVPRARRLACGMGPEGRLYVERSLVPQFSAGTKARVHVLSTERLGKRSTGLAAVALIAEQERLVPVEALEEAARDGHRGVEEEMVRAIAARKLLVQ